Proteins from a single region of Hydra vulgaris chromosome 12, alternate assembly HydraT2T_AEP:
- the LOC136088304 gene encoding uncharacterized protein LOC136088304 — protein MNIKYRKREKTPKYTIEQQIKAKKRSRKLVNQLYNTKSLLVIDDEKYFCYAGDNLAGNSGYYTNNKNTCPESVRFIGKEKFPKKLLMWTAISDRGMSEPLFRTSKAVAINSSIYINECLKKRLLPFIPKYHGDFNYLFWPDLASSHYSKDSLNWMDQYVYYVDKESNPPNVPQARPIENFWGHLAQKVFEGDWQVSTEQVLIDCIKLKLQEIDLNFLQSHMKGVRAKLRSIADGGVFSYKK, from the coding sequence atgaatattaaatatagaaaacgTGAAAAGACTCCAAAATACACTATAGAACAACAAATAAAGGCAAAGAAAAGAAGCAGGAAACTAGTTAACCAACTCTATAACACAAAATCGCTTCTAGTCATTGATgacgaaaaatatttttgttatgcaGGAGACAACTTGGCTGGAAATTCTGGCTACTacacaaacaacaaaaatacaTGCCCAGAAAGTGTTCGTTTTATAGGAAAAgagaaatttccaaaaaaattattaatgtggACAGCCATATCTGACCGTGGTATGTCCGAGCCATTGTTTCGCACTTCCAAGGCCGTAGCAATCAATTCATCaatctatattaatgaatgtttaaaaaaacgaCTTCTTCCATTTATTCCCAAGTATCATGGAGactttaactatttattttggcCAGATTTAGCAAGTTCTCATTATTCTAAAGATTCTCTAAATTGGATGGACCAATATGTCTATTACGTTGATAAAGAATCCAATCCCCCAAATGTGCCTCAAGCACGaccaattgaaaatttttgggGACATTTGGCACAGAAGGTTTTCGAGGGAGATTGGCAAGTTTCAACAGAGCAAGTTTTGATTGATTGCATTAAACTAAAACTACAAGAAattgatttaaactttttacagtCGCATATGAAAGGCGTCAGAGCAAAGTTGAGATCAATTGCAGATGGTGgtgttttttcatataaaaaataa